The stretch of DNA CGGCGCCTTTAACGTCGACGTCGACAACTGGATGGACTTTTTCACCTACACGGATTTCGTCGATCGCGACGGCAAGTTCCAGTTGCAGATGCTGAAGTTCTCCGCCTTCGCGCCGCTGGGACGGTCCATGTCTTACATGCTGCGTGAAGAAGCGTTCCACATGGGCACCGGCAACGACGGCCTGGCGCGCGTGGTGAAGGCCGGGAAGGTGCCGGCGTGGCTGATCCAGAAATATCTGAACAAGTGGATTTCGGGCTCCTATGACCTGTTCGGCACGGACCATTCCTCCTCGGCGCATTGGGCGTACGTGTGGGGAATCAAGGGACGCTACGACGAGCCCAAGAATGGGCAGGAACCCGATCTCGACGACCTCAACGACTACAACCGCAACCTGTATCGCGACGAGGTGGGAGGACTGATCGAGCGCATCAACAAATATTTGCCGGCACAAGCCGAGCCGCTTTATACGCCGGACATCAAGTTCAATCGCGCCATTGGCCGCTGGGCGAGGCAGAAGTTCCATCCCCAGACCGGCGAGGCGATGGAAGACAAGGTGTACGAGCAGCAGATTGACTCCTTCATGCCCACCCCGTCGGACAAGCAGTTGCTGGTGGACATCATCAATAATGAGAAGAACTGGATTGCCGAAAAGGCCGGCGCGCGCGACCCGCTGGAGACGATCGCGGAGCCGAGGAAGTCGGCGATAAATCTATAAGCGCGTGAGCCGTCCGCGATTCTGGACGAAAGTAAACAGCTTTCGCGTTTCAGGTTTCACGTTGCACAGGTTCTGGTGGCACTCGGTAACGTGAAACGTGCGAGAAGGATGCACCATGGCGACCGCCAGGAATTTCAATTACGACCGGCTCATGGTTTCGATGCAGGCGCCGGTGGCGCGCATCATCCTGGCGAACCCGCCGGTGAATGTGATCGACCTCTCGATGATGGATGAGCTGCTGGTCGCATTCGAGGAAATCGAAGCGCGGCCGGAGATCGCGGGCGTGGTGCTGGCGGGTGGAGATCGCGCGTTTTCCGCGGGCGTGGACGTAGCCGCCCACACCCCGGACAAAGTCCGCGACATGCTGGTGAAGTTTCACTCCGTGATCCGGGCGATCATCGCCACCCGCAAAGTCACCGTCGCGGCGGTGCGCGGGGATTGCCTGGGCGGCGGAGCGGAGCTGGCGGCGGTCTGCGACCTGGTGTTTACCACCGACACGGCGAGCTGGGGTTTTCCTGAAATTTCCCTGGGCTGCTTTCCGCCAGTCGCAGCCGTAGTGCTGGCCGGAATTGTGGGGCAGAAACGCGCCTCGGACCTGATCCTGACCGGGCGGCGGATCAGCGGCGAAGAGGCAATGCGCATCGGGCTGGCCAATGAGGCTGTTGCCGATGATGAATTGTCGGAGCTGGTGGATGAGACCGCGGAACGCATAACGAAGCTGAGTTCCGCAGCGCTGGCGATAACCAAGAAAGCGCTTTACGCGT from Terriglobales bacterium encodes:
- a CDS encoding enoyl-CoA hydratase/isomerase family protein; the protein is MATARNFNYDRLMVSMQAPVARIILANPPVNVIDLSMMDELLVAFEEIEARPEIAGVVLAGGDRAFSAGVDVAAHTPDKVRDMLVKFHSVIRAIIATRKVTVAAVRGDCLGGGAELAAVCDLVFTTDTASWGFPEISLGCFPPVAAVVLAGIVGQKRASDLILTGRRISGEEAMRIGLANEAVADDELSELVDETAERITKLSSAALAITKKALYAWDAMHVEKGLMRAEKIYLEELMELEDAREGIRAFMEKRAPVWKGK
- a CDS encoding Phenylacetic acid catabolic protein encodes the protein MPGKVLKIGQFSDWIGLFDEWRKDIGINQAEVAGFKFDTLYGAIETDEIQFGHYKGRRKWENLRQIPTQQMRDALMNLIVYQGDTEFASVEQQRYLYETAPTDYDRKALLRVWIEEMRHGWQMCALLVDHFGHSGKVEAQKMLERRAFENKRLLGAFNVDVDNWMDFFTYTDFVDRDGKFQLQMLKFSAFAPLGRSMSYMLREEAFHMGTGNDGLARVVKAGKVPAWLIQKYLNKWISGSYDLFGTDHSSSAHWAYVWGIKGRYDEPKNGQEPDLDDLNDYNRNLYRDEVGGLIERINKYLPAQAEPLYTPDIKFNRAIGRWARQKFHPQTGEAMEDKVYEQQIDSFMPTPSDKQLLVDIINNEKNWIAEKAGARDPLETIAEPRKSAINL